One Halosegnis longus DNA window includes the following coding sequences:
- a CDS encoding lipopolysaccharide biosynthesis protein, with amino-acid sequence MPDDDPDERLADALERVAHGAVVSIPSTLAQRLLALAFTAVLTNGFSAGGYGLFVLARRIQRFLRSLTRSFTTGLSRYVPNTDTDADRDIVATFALTLALAAATVFGVALYLAVPEIGRLTAKGAEFELYLRVFALGLPATVWLSVVGSLLQSLEEITPMNLTLRLGFPTLQLLAAGVGLWLDSLLAVAVGVLVAAALGGTAALAWLARERGLRPRYRGPTASSLRGRYLRYTAPLFASSIATTVQRLGFYPLIAVFLTSTAGAVFAVGELVGMLVRLPLFGINQLMPPVAATLYGGDHHEALAKLYHATSRLVLVGVTGLAVPVVVFRREVMGLFGPAFVEHAPLLPAFILAQWIACAAGSVGILLMMTDHQRAMFLVNTAITAGLVVVSIPLTRQYGLAGVVGVYLLMLSLNNVLEVVVLWWLEDLQPLTVAHLKPVAAAVPLAAVTLVGHRLVPGLGGAVGATVVGLAVYAGVLLWLGFAPAERRLVGALADRYRSVTPG; translated from the coding sequence GTGCCCGACGACGACCCCGACGAGCGACTCGCCGACGCCCTCGAACGCGTGGCACACGGGGCAGTCGTCTCGATTCCCAGCACGCTCGCCCAGCGACTGCTCGCGCTCGCGTTCACCGCCGTCCTGACCAACGGCTTCTCGGCCGGCGGGTACGGGCTGTTCGTGCTCGCGCGGCGCATCCAGCGATTCCTGCGCTCGCTCACCCGCAGCTTCACCACCGGGCTGAGCCGGTACGTTCCGAACACCGACACCGACGCCGACCGCGACATCGTGGCGACGTTCGCGCTCACGCTCGCGCTCGCGGCCGCCACCGTCTTCGGTGTCGCACTGTATCTCGCCGTGCCCGAAATCGGCCGGCTCACGGCCAAAGGAGCTGAGTTCGAGCTGTATCTGCGCGTCTTCGCGCTCGGACTGCCGGCGACGGTGTGGCTCTCCGTCGTGGGGAGTCTGCTCCAGAGCCTAGAGGAGATTACGCCGATGAACCTCACCCTCCGGCTCGGCTTCCCGACGCTCCAGCTGCTCGCCGCGGGCGTCGGGCTCTGGCTCGATAGCCTGCTCGCGGTCGCAGTCGGCGTGCTCGTCGCCGCGGCGCTCGGCGGAACCGCCGCGCTCGCCTGGCTCGCTCGCGAGCGCGGACTGCGCCCCCGGTATCGCGGGCCGACGGCCAGTTCGCTTCGCGGACGCTACCTCCGCTACACCGCGCCGCTGTTCGCGAGTTCGATTGCGACGACCGTCCAGCGGCTCGGCTTTTATCCGCTCATCGCGGTCTTTCTCACCAGCACCGCGGGCGCGGTGTTCGCGGTCGGGGAACTCGTCGGGATGCTCGTCCGGCTCCCCCTGTTCGGCATCAATCAGCTGATGCCCCCCGTCGCGGCCACGCTGTACGGCGGCGACCACCACGAGGCGCTCGCGAAGCTGTATCACGCGACCAGCCGGCTCGTACTCGTCGGCGTCACCGGACTCGCGGTGCCGGTGGTCGTCTTCCGGCGCGAGGTGATGGGGCTGTTCGGACCGGCGTTCGTCGAGCACGCACCCCTCCTGCCGGCGTTCATCCTCGCGCAGTGGATCGCCTGTGCCGCCGGCAGCGTCGGCATCCTCCTCATGATGACCGACCACCAGCGCGCGATGTTCCTCGTCAACACCGCCATCACCGCCGGACTGGTCGTCGTCTCGATTCCGCTCACCCGCCAGTACGGGCTCGCGGGCGTCGTCGGGGTGTACCTGCTCATGCTCTCGCTCAACAACGTCCTCGAAGTGGTCGTGCTCTGGTGGCTCGAGGACCTCCAGCCGCTCACGGTCGCCCACCTCAAACCCGTCGCCGCGGCCGTCCCGCTCGCCGCGGTGACGCTGGTCGGCCACCGGCTCGTTCCCGGACTGGGCGGTGCGGTCGGGGCGACGGTCGTCGGACTCGCCGTCTATGCGGGCGTCCTGTTGTGGCTCGGATTTGCCCCCGCAGAGCGCCGGCTCGTCGGTGCACTCGCCGACCGCTACCGGTCGGTCACTCCCGGATGA
- a CDS encoding DUF7382 domain-containing protein, which translates to MFDILDDERAIEGLPIRLVIALVVGVASLSVMMNMISGISAIGVSELDVRPEPEVATLGETETVSVAVVGPDGGRVSGATVIARGDSAMLDGVATATTNESGRATLDIDPSLGENQADGTVSFEVKPPANAEYVDRRENTALLVIRE; encoded by the coding sequence GTGTTCGACATACTCGACGACGAGCGGGCTATCGAGGGGTTACCGATTCGGCTGGTCATCGCGCTGGTGGTCGGCGTGGCGTCGCTGTCCGTGATGATGAACATGATTTCGGGGATCTCGGCCATCGGCGTGAGCGAACTCGACGTACGGCCGGAGCCGGAGGTCGCGACGCTCGGCGAGACGGAGACGGTGTCGGTCGCGGTCGTCGGCCCGGACGGAGGCCGCGTCTCGGGCGCGACGGTCATCGCGCGCGGCGACTCCGCGATGCTCGACGGCGTGGCGACGGCGACTACCAACGAGTCGGGGAGGGCAACGCTCGACATCGACCCGTCGCTGGGAGAAAATCAGGCCGACGGCACCGTCTCCTTCGAGGTGAAGCCGCCGGCGAACGCCGAGTACGTCGACCGCAGAGAGAACACCGCGCTGCTCGTCATCCGGGAGTGA